A region of the Phaseolus vulgaris cultivar G19833 chromosome 11, P. vulgaris v2.0, whole genome shotgun sequence genome:
GGTGCTTATTCCTGTTAATTGCACCTGCTCTGGCACGTATTATCAAACCAGTTTAAGCTATAAAGTCCTTGACAACACAACATTTTCCGAGATTGCTTGTGGTGTTTTTGAAGGGCTGCTCAGTCGTCTCACACTGGCTGAGGAAAACCTGTCACAAGGTAATAACCCAGAAGCAGGTGCTGAGCTTCATGTGCCTCTCATATGTGCTTGTCCTGACAGTGAGAATTCCACCTGGAGCAAGAAGGTGAAGTACCTTGTCACGTACCCTCTTATAAGGGGAGACGAACCTGTCAAATTGAGTGAAAAATTTCAAATCTCACCAGAAGAGTTTTATAAAGTCAATGAGTTGAATTCCCTGTCAACTGTTTATCCTAACACAGTTGTTATAGTTCCATTAGAGGATGGTCCAATCAGAATACTGGATATTCCTGACtctccttctccacctccagGTTTTCTTCCTACAAATCCAGTGGGTAAGACACAAGAATACACACAACCATCAAATTTTTACATTGCAGGATCTGTTATTGGATTTTTGTTGCTCATAATATTGCTTGCAAGCGGATTTTACATAAAGAGACTGAGGAAAAGTGATGTTGTCCATTCCTTCAGTCTGACCAACTCCCTCACTTTGGGGTCACCAACTAGAAGCTCTCCGATATCTACACAAACGACTAAAAGCAATACAACTTGGTGCCTGTCCCCGGATCTTCTTGTTGGAATAAAGTACTACTTACTCAATTACACCATAGAGGAGCTCCAGAAGGGAACCAAGAATTTCAGTCAAGAAAACAACATCAGTGGCGAAGGAGACTTTGTCTACAAGGGAACAGTCAATGATCTTGAGGTGATGGTAAAGAGGATGAGGTTGGAAGACACACGCCAGGTGATTGATTTACATTCTAAAATGAACCACATTAATATTGTGAACTTGATTGGTGTTTGTTATGGTGAGAGCAATGATTCATGGTCTTATTTAGTCTTTGAGTTGCCTAAGAATGGAAGCTTGAGGGACTGCTTATCTGATCGATGCAATCCGCTAAATTGGTACAAACGGACACAAATAGCCTTTGATATTGCGACATGTCTCTACTATTTACATTGCTGTTCTTTTCCTTCCTATGCTCACATGAATGTCAGTAGTAGAAACATATTCATAACGGCCAACTGTAGGGGTAAACTGGCAGATGTTGGAAGAGCATTGGCAGCCACTGCCACACTCACCAAAAGCAATGATAGTATGGAGATTCCCAAAGGATTGGTGGCACCAGAGTTCCTCTCACATGGCTCAGTTTCTGAAAAGGTTGACATTTTTGCATTTGGGGTTGTGTTGCTTGAGCTGATCTCAGGGAGGGACAACTTTGATGGAAAACCAATAAAAGATTCCCTGAGATTCTTGTTGGGGGAGGCAAGTGAAGGTGGTTGTTTTGAAGGGTTAAGAAGTTTCATGGATCCTAATCTGAAGGATTACTCTCTTCCAGAGGCTTTATGTTTGTCTTTTCTAGCAAAGGATTGTGTGGCAGATGATCCCCTGCATAGGCCAAGTATGGATGATATCATGAAAGTCCTTGCAAAAATGGTTTAGCCAAAATATGTGCTAAGCTGGTAATTATGAAATGTGAGaaatgttatatttattatattaccTCATTAGTTTTGTCTGCTACTTACTTGCCCCTCTTGTTTGTAGTTATTAAATATGCAAGGAATTGCTCAGTATGTAAAGTAAATAATCAAATGATTTTGTTGTCATTTCTCAATTGGCTTTCAGTTATGTCACCAATCTCTGTCCTTCAACACAGATGAATGATCACCTGAGCACTTGGTCTTTGGAGGATATTCCAAAAGCAGATGCCATTATTTGAAATATTCAAATTACCTTTAACTTTTGGAAGATTCTAAAATAAGGGGTATTCTATAAGTAAAAGGTGATTTTGGaataagaaaaccaaaaaattaaaaaaccatTTTAGAATAAGTAACACATTTTTTACTTCTGAAATGGTGGTGAATCTAGAATTCATAAAATATGTTCttgaaatattttagatttagaAATCCagaagtaatttttaaaaagggTAAAACAGTATTTCCAAAAACTGATAGGGTGCAGAGAGAAATTTGttggggtgcagaaagaaatacCCAGCAAGAAATACACCAGTTCTGACACCAAGCCCAACCACACTGGCCACGTTTTATTTCGGCCTCAATTTAAAAACTGGATTGACTTCGAGTACATTTCGCTTTTGCTACCTGCATTCCTATAATTACTAACTACACCCcaagatttttaaaatattcattctaCTCTTCCTCATGGTAACTTCCACATTACTTGGCTTTCTAGAATTatcataacataaaaaatttaaaataaaattttcagaatAAAATCTATAGTATAAGATTTTCAGAATATATGAGatagtttcatattttttaaacgAGCATAACAAACTTTTTGAATCATGAGATGTTTATAACAAACTTTTTGGAATAAGCTTTCCACCAAACCtaatattttttctctctttttctcttcttcttcctctggAAGAGTGCAGTGGAGAACAAAGGTATAGTTGGAGGTATCATAAAAGAAAACACAGtaactacttttttttctcttcttctcctCTCGAAGAGTGCAATGGAGAAGGAAGGTGTAGTTGGAGGTACAACATAGAAAGAAAACACACTGAGGACAATGACTATAAATGCAGCGATGTAATGTAAGATAATGAAGGTATTTTAGTCTCTTTTGCCGTTAGTGTGAGAGTGCAAGTAGTAATTATGAGATGCAAGAAGAAAAACCGTCAATTTTGATAGTTTTAGAAAGTACATCATATAACATTTATTTGACTTTATTATACTTGTTGGATTATTAAAAACagtattttgttaaaaatattgataactTAATAATCGACATGAGTTATATCAGTATAATTTATGataattaatcaaaataaaaagacAAATGTTCTTAACctttcaaattaaaatgtaagcACTACCAAACTCTTAGTCCTAAATAAACATCacaagaaaaatgaaaattaaattgaaaacgTATTGCCCTAAATAAACATTGAAAAATAACAATACTGCATGAGAAAAATCACTCTCCGACCAAAATTTCAAATCACATTAATCTGATAATTTATTCACAAGAGGTTTTTTTTATGAGATCTTCACCTAGGTGTAGGTGAGGCAAAAATTTGATGTAAAAGAATTAAAGCACCCAAATGCTCCtttacaaatataattaattcttttcctgaaaaaagaaaaaaatctgATAATTTATATGTGTATAAATGTCCTCGTCAATGCCTTGAAACACTAGTGTCTATCTCCGGGGTCATTGAGCTGCACTACGCGGTTGTTTAATTCCTGCAATGGTCTTGCATTGGACCTTGAGTCCTGCAAATTAAGTACAGGTAAACTTTAAAACATAACCATCATGTagctccatcttccagcaactTTATAATATGACATTCTAAAATTTAGtaacaaaacatgaaaaagtTGATAACGATACTTCTCAACAATATATATGTTACTAATTTCTTTAACTGAAAAAACTGCTATATGAGTTTGACTGCTATACCTTAACATTTTGATCTGTCTTATATGAGTTTGACTACCAACACAATCATCATTTTTATAACTGATGACAGAATCTAAATAGTATacttgcatatatatatatatataatatgtgtgtgtgaaaaactatAGTTACTTACATCTTCAACGGCCTCTTGAAGCAATTTGATTTGTTCCTGGGAAATGGATCTTACCTGATGAAAAACAAAGATTGAGTAGAGTATATAGAATTTGAAGGAAAGTAAGGAAAAATGATAGCAAAATTAGTTAGAAAATTGACCTCTCTTAGCACGGTCCAAATAACATTCTCAGAGCATGGAGGAGTAGTGAGAGAACCAGTATATCTGTAATACAATGACACGCTCGAGCCTTCTTTAACCATACTAGGATCCACTTCAGCCACTTCCTCTTCTGCTCCCGTGTGATCAGAAATGGCCTTTAAGCCTTTCGATAACTAGAAAAGATGTAAAAGGTATATATAAGAAATTTAGGGTCAGCATAATAGAcatctttaattaattaatatgtacCAATGACACAAAAGGATCTTCTCTTCCAGCCCTGTATATTATTCCAAGCACTGCATATTCTCCTGATGGAGTTTGGTGCACCATGTGTAACTCTAGATCCAACCTGAAAGTTAGAGATATTTGTAaggtttaattaatttatgagGGTGAGTAAATCTTTCTGGTGAATGTTTGAAGAATAAAACTAatgtgtatatgtatatatatttggaCGTAGATCAGAATCATACCTTGTGCCATCTATGGCATGTTCAGAGGGAGAATGCCAATGGGACTGAATAAGATCATACTTAGTTCCATTAATTTCTATATTGCTTTTGCCTCCAACCCATTTCACCTATTCACAAAGAATTACTTTTAACCAAAATTGGTAAAGGGTCAACACAGAAATTATTATGAGTACaaaaatgataatgcttaattGCATAATAACTCAGTGacaaacataattaaatattctGGTATTGACCAACCTTGATATCGTGGCCCCTATTTACAAGAACTACTTTGGATGGTTTATAATTGATCTTAAGTTCTCCCAAATTGTTTACTTTTTGAACACCATTCAAGAAATTAATCGGGGATTGCATGGATCCCTTTTTGCATAGATTCCATTCGGGTTCTATGTCTCCCCAGTTTTCTGGTCCCGACTTGCTCTTCATATCATAAGTAAACTCCTTCTCGTTCTCTGAATGTGCCATCAAACAATAAATCAATTAACATTTGAAAAATCTTACCAAAAGGTTTAATCTGATGAAAAGAAACTGCTTTTAGACCTCTATAATGTTTCTTTTACGTTCCTGTAAGAAGGGGACTATCGGACCAATCCAAACCTAAAAGCTTCTTTACATTCTGCCCTATATTTTGGTAACCCTAGAACTAGGTAGCAGTCAGTTCAATCTATCAGAAACCCAGTAATAATGTGTGTTTTATGTGTGTACtatttcaatttgtttttattttttgatgcATGCATGCAATATTAAGAATATGAAAGTAATTAAACAAACAAAAGATGCTCACCAACTTCTTCAGACATTGTTATTGGACATGACAACAAAACAAGTGCTGTTAGTAAACTGCAAATCAAAGCCTGCTTGGTAAGATTTTCCATTTGACTCAACACCTCAGAGCTTTTGCTATGATATTTGATCGATGTAATTGTATGTGGAATGATGCAGAAAAGGAATAGAAGCGTGCTATATTTATTGACAATCACAGGTTACGAAAGTTAATTTAGAAACTGGAAATATATAGAAAGGGTCAAGGATATTTAAATGTGAAAAAACCATTACTTTGACGTCAATGAGACACTTTCATCTTTAGCATTGTGTCTTAGCATTTTTAGAATTTGCCATTTTCTACCAACCATATGTGTGGTTTAAACGTGGAGGTTGGTAGAAGCTCGTGTTGTGTCCTTAATTGAGGAGAATGTTGTGCTTCAGTGaattaatttccaaaaatatgCTTTTTCTGGAAAAATGAAGACGTAATTGGCTCACAGTTCATCACAGAATGGAAAACAAATCGAAATCCGTAAAAGTTAAAACCAATCGTATCAAGCAATAGGAACCCTGCATGTTATTGACTGAAAAACTGCGTGAAGTGCTCTTAATCTCTCATACTCATGGTTGAGATTTCTAAGATGagtttataatttgaataaaataaaataactacaATGTTTTTAAAAGGGAGATAGTAAcagtgtttgtttgtttttttttttttatagtttaagCTATATTATTATCTTGTTCTTTTGGTACATATATActtttacatatatatttttagagTTATGAGATATTTTGACAACAGTTTTCCATCCAacaattacaataaatattaatatttataataaaaaaatcaaaaaaaaatCTACTACATACAAACTAcaaaaagttataatttatttaaaattaacaaaatttagaatttttataaatagttaaaatttaatattattaggtTACTGGGTAAAatactttttcaaataaacatttTCGTACTTTTAAGATAgtgaagaaaaataagaagGATAAATTGAGCAATAGAAAGAaccttatatattataaagagcACTCGGATATTAGAAAAATTCAGAGATAACGTCGTATTATTAGAAACATTTCTCTATTAGAATTAGAATTAGAATTGGCTAGACGGACACACAaagtatttataatatttataataaatataatatctgaaattattataataatattgaataagtttgaacatttattaaattcattattttttttatcatttatgaatattattaacaaACTGTCGTAAAAAAGAGAATGAACTCCATTAAATGagtggaaaaaaatatttaatcactGTTCAAACAAACTTTATGAACatattatcatcatcattattttttttgatgatgattattattaatattattattattaatactatttttatttttgtcaaacaataataatattaataatattcataagaaaaaatattaactattgataagaaaatattatataagtaaataattttttactaaaaaataattattaaataatctaATTCAATTGGTTGAATTATTAGTTAGTTGATGTAAAAACTatgaaaatttttattattacctaataataattatttatgaatttagTTTAGTAGATAAATTAAGATTTATGTACGGTACAAATAAACTCTGAACTTTTCCTTCTCTGACTCTTAAACCTTGAACTTGGTGTAAAAAGTTACAGGTGATGTTCGGAAGTTCTATTGTTAAGATTCTGTTCATGGTTTTGTGGTAGTTCGTTTCTTTTAAACGCAAGGGGAGTGGAGTTCTATTCTGCCTCTACAATTTCTGCTATGAATAATTTGAAACAGCAGGGATTGAGGTTTCGCTTTCTTGGTGGTACGGTAGTGGCTTTTTTTGATGATGTTTCTTTGCTTCCTTAAAGCTACAACAGGCAGCAAAGGGTGTGGTTTTTAAGTAGTGAATGGCAAAGAGGATCTACAGGTAGGGGTTTTTTCTCTGGGCCCTGGTATGTTTTTTTCCGGTCTTATGCATGGCACACAACAAATGCTATAATGGTTTCTGTTGTGGGAGGGCCTGGAGGTGTGCAGATGGTTATGTGGGGCATTGGATAAATGGGAGGTGTTGTCTTACGGCTCAGGCTCAAACAATAGGAAGCAAGTGTTATAGCTAGTACTTAATGGGGTGGTTTTTTGTTTTCAGCTGCTTTTTTAAGCATTGGACTTCTCTCTTGGCAGATTTCTCTCCTTGGTGGATGATTAATCCTTATGAGGAAATGTTGAGTAAGTTTGGTAAGGGTTGGTGGCAGGAGTAGTATCTGTAGTGGTTATATCTAGCTACACTTATGGGAAGTTTATTCTCTTTTTTGTGGTGATAATTTTTTAGCATGCTGGTTTTTACAAGAAAAAGCCTTGATCAGGGAAATAAAAGTGCTTAGCACACAATCACCCTGTGCCTGCTGTCAAAAACGTTGTGTGCAGGTTTTTTCTGCATAATTTTAGCAGCAACCTTGGTaactctttttctctttttgccTGTGTTTTGGTTGTCTctgactttttttcttttttttttaaagttggtTCTTGTATTTGTATTAGGGTGAGAGATCGGAAgggttttaatttattttattttttctgataaaaaaaataaaaaaaataacacatatataattttagaatattttaaaattttcttttaaaaaaatattatcagtaattttaagaattattttttaaaaatattataagtaaGTAATGATAATTGAATCgataagtaaataaaattatgtattatttattgattttacatataaataataataataataataatattattattactatcaataataataataataataattaataatatttttttttattaataatataactattTATGCTtcttattaaaaagtaaaataatttgaatgaaAGATTTTATAAATACTTCAATTTTTATACACAAATTCAAAGTTCAAACTGAGAAAATCTCAAAATACCTACAAAACATACCAAAAGTGAGTTTAAACTAACTAAAATTACAAGTACCATTACATTGGTTGCATTATTtgttattaacattattattagtattaaaaaataataattatcaaattatatgtaatattgtACAATATTATActcaattatatgtaattaatttaataatgatagaatcccaTTATTAGTGGATCTAGTCTTcctacacttttttttatatatttcgtATACATGAAAGTGATGTAAATACacaaaagagaataaaaacatcttttttttttcttttttccatcTTCTTAcacaattttcttatatggtatcagagcaccgatcttggtgCTTTGACAACCTCTCTATTTTTATCCGCTAAATAAGATATCATGTTTGACAAAGAAGACACTAGTAACGTCCGATAGAAACCTCGTATAAGGCTTCACTGTCGAGCAAATTCAACAATTGACAAATGTTATTTACTCGCTTaacaataacggtaaaagtgacaTGTTTGTTAGCTCTGCCGCTCTACTTGTCCATAACTCATCTattaattctgcttttacgaaaccatggattttggatagtaGAGCAACCAATCATAATGCATCCGATTCACAAATTTCCACACACACTTCATTATCATTTATTCCAAAGGTAAATCTGCCCATAGGCTCAACTGCGTCCATCTCATCTACAGGCACAATTGAATTCAATGAcaatatcactctcaaagatgttctttgcGTTCCTTCTTTTAATCTAAATCTCATGTCTATGTCTGTTAGTAAGATAATCAGATCACTAAATTATTGTGTCGTCTCTTTTACACATGGTTGCGTTTCACAGGATTTGGCTACGGGAtgatgattggctcgggtaaacaacacacaggcttatactacatgtccctcTTTCAAACTaagcccacgcatctcaaattttgACCAATCCTGATTTATGACACAAGCGACTTAGACGTCcttcataataattgtagtatttgtcccaaagctaaacaaaCAAAGCTACCATTttctttaagcacaataaaatctcattctccatttaatctattgcattgtgacatttagggtcctcataaaaccccaactcattttggaaatcgtttttttctcactataatTGATGACTATACTACATGTACTTGGGTATTTCTTATGACTCACAAGTCTGAAACCCAACATTTATTAGAATCATTCATTagttttgcacaaaatcaatttcaagcatctattaaaaccatctaCATTGACAACGACGgattgaaatttatttcaatgcgtaattttttttctcaaaaagggtattgaatgtcaacgcacttgtgtctacactcctcaacaaaatggagtagtagaacgcaaacatacACAAATTTTCAACATAGCACGAGTCCTCCTATTTCAGTCTCATTTACGATTAGAATTTTGGAGACaatgcgttttaaccgccacttaTATAATTAATCGTTTGCCAtaacctttactaaaaaataaatcaccttttgagatGCTATATAATCgtccaccttcactttctcacctaaagAAATTGCAAGTAGATAATATTACGAAGACACCGGgcaaataacaatttttttactttacaaCACAAGTTAggggttcatgatcttcacctaccaacttgatgGGTggtatataagaaaataataattatcatattatacgcaattatatgcaattaatttaataatgatagaatctcatgattagtggaTGCGTACCATGATAGTTCTTCCATCTAGCACTAAAATACAATACTACAAATATGAAATCCATGCCCCGAATGACATTTCAGCTGATGATACTTTTGGAAAAGAgtataaatataagaaataagaaaaagtaTGTTTCCCTAAAGGAATTTTGAGCAAATATTTTTACGAAAGCACTATACAAAGAACCgtttttgacgctacgacacaagttatggttcatgatcttcacctaccaacttgaggggtattaaagaaataataattatcatattatacgtaattattgtacgcaattatatgcaattaatttaataatgatagaatctcatgattagtggaCCTAATTAGCTTGTAATTTATATGCAATATTGTTTAATGATTTGTTTGTAATGATCTTTTGTAGGATTAGTTAAAAAATGTCAATCTGTTCAGAAAAGGACGAAGCAAAAGGATGTATATCACAATTTTCAAGTGCCTATGAgtgataaaaatttgaaaacagcgaaaaaattgtgtaaaaaacAAACAAGGATAACAACGAAGATTAGGGAAAAGAGTTTAGagttatatgcaattaatttaataatagaatctcatgattagtggaTACCTACCTAATTAGCTTATAATTTATATGCAATattgtttaatgatttttttgtaatgaTATTTTGCAGAATTAGTTAAAAAATGTCAATCTGTTCAGAAAAGATGAAGCAAAGGATGTATATCACAATTTCAAGTGCCTCTGAGTGATAAAAGTTTGAAACCAGCgaaaaacatgtgaaaaaaaaatcaaggatAACAACAAATAGGAGGGAAAAAAGTTTAGAGTTTGCTATAAGAAATATGGTATAAATGAGAAGGTGTATCGTTTGACACTAGAGATTATAGAGACATTTTCAGAGATGGATTCAAGGCTTGGCGAAAAGGAAGTACGCAAAATTCTGACTATTATAACTtgtcaaaattaattaatagtaCAAGTCAGCCTCTGGATTACAATTGGTGCCGATCTAAATCAAACGTACAAGCGGTAATAAATATTGGAAACCAACACCTCCCATGACAGTTCTACCATCTAGGACTCAAATACGGTATATGAAATTCATGCCTTGGACGACATTTGAGCTTATGATATTTTTGGAAAAGATTATAAATATAAGAAGCAAGAAGAAGTATGCTTCCCTAAAGGAATTATGAGCAATATTTTTACGAAGACACTGGAAAAGGAACAGTTTTTGACCCTAGAAAGTGGCGCCAATCCtaagtcatgaggaaggtgtgacttcctctctctcactttggcacctccctattattTCTACATCTCTCTACTAAACGCAcaccccctaagactcctatactaaagacctaaagatgctttgacAAAAGAGGTTttttatgtttccctctaagcaccttcaaacaaagaaattacaaaaagaaaaaacaaacgtccattagctggttcatgatcttcacctaccaacttgaggggtattaaggaaataaatattatcatattatacgcaattattgtatgcaatattatacacaattatatgcaattaaacGTACAAGCTGTAATAAATATTGGAAACCAACTCCTCCGATGACAGTTCTTCCATCTAGGACTCAAATACAGTATATGAAAtctgttgattttggcttaattccaagtcccacatcggtgggttcattgtgggaaggaggtttgagggttataaattaacctTTCCTCCTTCACTTTtaaatatcccaatttgtaatatcttctcccataataataaaagtgggtTGTTTcagctgtgctcggagattaggctaaattggccgaactccgttaacaattttctggtgtgtttttcctctttatctattttattattCCGATctgtttatttaatattatttgtcgggtaactctattagggttctgttttagtgggaaaattacctgTTTTttccaacaagtggtatcaagagccgaaggttcgcccttgggttgttttaaattatttgtaatattgaatattatattttgagtttgtaatggcaaatcaagaagaagaagcgaaggatgtatccagagtgtcgggctcctcgtcatcatggtcgaggttccc
Encoded here:
- the LOC137832952 gene encoding lysM domain receptor-like kinase 4 codes for the protein MGSLVLVHKIMVHVWFAAWICLGVCSAYDQNNCISNEVGLGTRYSCKSTQDSCQTFLVYRANKNFNTISNVSKLFNKSSDEVLLKNNLTSSSLSRVLKQGKEVLIPVNCTCSGTYYQTSLSYKVLDNTTFSEIACGVFEGLLSRLTLAEENLSQGNNPEAGAELHVPLICACPDSENSTWSKKVKYLVTYPLIRGDEPVKLSEKFQISPEEFYKVNELNSLSTVYPNTVVIVPLEDGPIRILDIPDSPSPPPGFLPTNPVGKTQEYTQPSNFYIAGSVIGFLLLIILLASGFYIKRLRKSDVVHSFSLTNSLTLGSPTRSSPISTQTTKSNTTWCLSPDLLVGIKYYLLNYTIEELQKGTKNFSQENNISGEGDFVYKGTVNDLEVMVKRMRLEDTRQVIDLHSKMNHINIVNLIGVCYGESNDSWSYLVFELPKNGSLRDCLSDRCNPLNWYKRTQIAFDIATCLYYLHCCSFPSYAHMNVSSRNIFITANCRGKLADVGRALAATATLTKSNDSMEIPKGLVAPEFLSHGSVSEKVDIFAFGVVLLELISGRDNFDGKPIKDSLRFLLGEASEGGCFEGLRSFMDPNLKDYSLPEALCLSFLAKDCVADDPLHRPSMDDIMKVLAKMV
- the LOC137827729 gene encoding alpha carbonic anhydrase 7-like codes for the protein MENLTKQALICSLLTALVLLSCPITMSEEVENEKEFTYDMKSKSGPENWGDIEPEWNLCKKGSMQSPINFLNGVQKVNNLGELKINYKPSKVVLVNRGHDIKVKWVGGKSNIEINGTKYDLIQSHWHSPSEHAIDGTRLDLELHMVHQTPSGEYAVLGIIYRAGREDPFVSLLSKGLKAISDHTGAEEEVAEVDPSMVKEGSSVSLYYRYTGSLTTPPCSENVIWTVLREVRSISQEQIKLLQEAVEDDSRSNARPLQELNNRVVQLNDPGDRH